In Blastopirellula marina, the sequence CCGATTGACGTTGGAATCGTTCTGCTTCATCGGGTCGATCCCCATGTTCGCACAAACGGTCGCAATCAAATCTGGCACCTGATACGGCTTGCTTTCGACCACCGTTCCATCGCGACAGGTGCTGCCGACGACCTGGCCGTGGCAGTTCGGCCCGCCGGCCATCATCACCGCCCAGGCCTTGGGCCAGTGATCGCGGCCAGAGTTGGGGTTGATCTTCGGCGTGCGGCCGAATTCGCCTTGGCAAAGAATGAGGGTCTCGTCCAGCATTCCGCGCTCGCTCAGGTCTTGAATCAGCGAAGCAAAACCACTGTCGAGTTGCGAGGAAAGGCCTGCTACCCGCCCGAAGTTATCGTAATGCGTATCCCAGCCTCCAAGCGAAACCTCGACGAACGGCACGTCGCGTTCAGCCAGACGTCGAGCCAGCAAACAGCCTTGTCCGAAAATCGTACGCCCATATCGATCGCGCACCGAGTCCGATTCGTTCGTGAGATCAAACGCCGCGACCACGTCTGGGTGCATCATGCGCAAGGCGCGCTGCGTTGCCGAGGCAAACTCCATCACCTGGCGATCGTCCCCCTGTTGCAGAAACTGGTCGTTCATCCGGCTCAGTAAATCAACACGACGCGAAAGATCGCTGGACAACCGCTGCTCTAAATCGCGCACAACCAAATCATCGATACTTTTCGCCATCTCGCCTACGACCAGCGGCGACGCTGCCGTATCGAGAAACCCTCGACTGGCAATCGCCGGGCGCTGCGGTGGGGCGATGCTGATGAAGCCCGGGAGCGTTGCCTCGGGAAGCGATTGCTCCTGGGCCACCAGCGCCCCCAGATCGGGAAAATCGATGCCTGCCTGGGGAATGTAACCGGTGCGGGCAAGATGCACCGCGCGGCTATGGTCTCCTTCGCGCGATGTCATCGAACGCACGACTGCGCAGTGCTGCGCCCAATTCGCCAGTTGGGGAAAGTGCTCCGATATTTTCAGGCCTGCAGACCTGGTGGCGATCTCTTGAAACGGACCGCCGTTTTCGTGCTGCTTCTTCAGATCCCACAGGTCGATCGTTGCCGGCCCGCCGTGAAGCCACAGCAGAATCACGCGTTTCACTTTCGCATTGGTCGCTGTTTCCGAAGCGGACAAGCTTCGCAGCCAACTTCCTCCTAGCATCGCGGAAGATGAAGCAGCGGCCAGCGACATTCCGAACAAGCGTCGGCTAATTCCTTGCAGCACAGTCGTTCCCCTTGAATGAATCGCAGTTGCCTGCCGTCAATGATTGGTGCTGAACTCGACCGAGTTGACCAGTACCCAAAACAGGTCTCCCAGTCGCTTGTCACGTCGGGCCAGGTCGTCTTCCAGAAAGCCGGCCGTCCGTAGCGTATCCCATTCACGCTGACTGGGAGGACGACTCAGGGTAGACCAGTACATGCTCTCGATGCAGTCTTTTTCTGAAAGAAACGGGGCGGTCGCCAACCC encodes:
- a CDS encoding DUF1501 domain-containing protein, which encodes MLQGISRRLFGMSLAAASSSAMLGGSWLRSLSASETATNAKVKRVILLWLHGGPATIDLWDLKKQHENGGPFQEIATRSAGLKISEHFPQLANWAQHCAVVRSMTSREGDHSRAVHLARTGYIPQAGIDFPDLGALVAQEQSLPEATLPGFISIAPPQRPAIASRGFLDTAASPLVVGEMAKSIDDLVVRDLEQRLSSDLSRRVDLLSRMNDQFLQQGDDRQVMEFASATQRALRMMHPDVVAAFDLTNESDSVRDRYGRTIFGQGCLLARRLAERDVPFVEVSLGGWDTHYDNFGRVAGLSSQLDSGFASLIQDLSERGMLDETLILCQGEFGRTPKINPNSGRDHWPKAWAVMMAGGPNCHGQVVGSTCRDGTVVESKPYQVPDLIATVCANMGIDPMKQNDSNVNRPIRIADPTASVIEELVG